From a single Epinephelus fuscoguttatus linkage group LG18, E.fuscoguttatus.final_Chr_v1 genomic region:
- the LOC125878542 gene encoding rhodopsin translates to MDVEELIESIIRALMFLAGILGNNWLAIRSLPGKKSGIRTNEILFINLAVSNLITNYLVDLPDTMADFAGRWFLGETFCGVFRFCADLSETSSIYTTFFISTFWHQKLVGSLKRGGAPVQLDNLCLVGCLLAGSWSVALVFSIPHFFFVKVESGNGSEEDCIDVFPNAIARQTYEILYLTLANAIPVAGIVFASVQIVITLLQNQRRIKGHNSDATKEMVKDNNKSVENRRDDTSDSAVSIPGTSNAASLTHIHSPSRPNEGRSGQSSPLNRETNTESRAGAQPNLSRPSQMPAKPSSSSSTQVRAAKSVVAVASVFLVCWLTHLLLRITNNIHTSSILVEVASYIAASYTCIIPYIFLHGVKKLSCSCKG, encoded by the coding sequence ATGGATGTGGAAGAGCTGATTGAATCCATCATCAGAGCACTCATGTTTCTGGCAGGGATCCTGGGAAACAACTGGCTGGCTATACGCTCCCTGCCTGGGAAGAAATCTGGCATCCGCACCAACGAGATCCTTTTCATCAACCTAGCCGTCTCCAACCTCATCACCAACTACCTAGTGGACCTGCCCGACACCATGGCAGATTTCGCTGGGCGTTGGTTCCTGGGGGAAACCTTCTGTGGCGTGTTTCGTTTTTGTGCTGACCTTTCTGAAACTAGCAGCATCTACACGACCTTTTTCATCAGCACTTTCTGGCACCAGAAGCTCGTCGGCTCCCTGAAGCGCGGAGGAGCGCCGGTGCAGCTGGACAACCTGTGCTTGGTGGGATGTCTACTGGCCGGGAGCTGGTCGGTGGCTTTGGTCTTCAGCATCCCACACTTTTTCTTTGTCAAAGTGGAGAGCGGAAATGGCAGCGAAGAAGACTGTATAGATGTTTTCCCCAATGCAATTGCAAGGCAAACCTATGAGATCCTTTATTTAACCTTGGCTAATGCAATCCCTGTTGCAGGGATTGTATTTGCCAGCGTCCAGATTGTCatcactctgcttcaaaaccAGCGACGCATTAAGGGTCATAACTCTGACGCTACCAAGGAGATGGTTAAGGACAACAACAAGAGTGTTGAGAACAGACGTGATGACACGTCAGACAGTGCTGTCTCTATTCCAGGCACCTCAAATGCTGCATCCCTAACCCACATTCATTCTCCTTCCCGTCCAAATGAAGGGCGGTCAGGTCAAAGCTCTCCCCTCAACagggaaacaaacacagaaagcaGAGCTGGAGCTCAACCAAATCTTTCAAGGCCCAGCCAGATGCCAGCTAAGCCTAGCTCGAGCTCAAGCACTCAGGTGAGGGCAGCCAAGAGCGTGGTGGCTGTAGCCAGCGTGTTCCTGGTCTGCTGGCTGACTCATCTGCTTCTGCGCATCACCAACAACATCCACACCTCGTCGATTTTGGTGGAGGTGGCCAGCTATATCGCAGCCTCCTACACCTGCATCATCCCCTACATATTCCTGCACGGAGTGAAAAAGCTTTCTTGCTCCTGCAAAGGGTAG